From Chlamydiifrater volucris, one genomic window encodes:
- the dnaJ gene encoding molecular chaperone DnaJ, with protein sequence MDYYSVLGVERGASAEEIKKAYRKLAVKYHPDKNPGDAEAERRFKEVSEAYEVLSDPKKRESYDRYGKDGPFAGAGGFSGGGFGNMEDALRTFMGAFGDLGGGGSIFDNLFGGLGGDSFGGDAASASRGASKKVHIKLSFEEAARGVDKELVISGYQACASCDGSGASTKDGVKTCGKCRGSGQVVQTRGFFSMASTCPECGGEGKVIVDPCKNCKGQGRVKDKRQISVHIPAGVDSGMRLKMDGYGDAGKNRGPSGDLYVCIDVASHPVFERQGDNLILDLPIGFVDAALGMKKEIPTLLKEGTCLLTIPEGIQSGTVLKVRGHGFPNVHGRGKGDLLVRVWVETPQRLSEEQKDLLRKFSSTEKAENFPKKRGFLDKIKSFFSDFAV encoded by the coding sequence ATGGACTATTACTCTGTGTTGGGTGTAGAGAGAGGTGCTTCTGCAGAAGAAATAAAAAAGGCATACAGGAAGCTTGCGGTCAAATATCATCCAGACAAAAATCCCGGGGATGCTGAGGCTGAGAGGCGTTTCAAGGAAGTTTCTGAGGCCTATGAAGTTCTGAGTGACCCTAAAAAAAGAGAGTCTTACGATCGTTACGGGAAGGATGGGCCCTTTGCTGGAGCTGGAGGTTTTTCTGGGGGAGGCTTCGGTAATATGGAGGACGCTCTCAGGACCTTTATGGGCGCGTTCGGTGATTTGGGAGGCGGAGGCTCTATCTTTGACAATCTTTTTGGGGGTCTTGGCGGAGATAGTTTTGGCGGGGATGCCGCTAGCGCTTCTAGAGGGGCTAGTAAGAAGGTTCATATTAAACTGAGTTTTGAGGAAGCTGCGCGCGGAGTGGATAAAGAGTTGGTGATTTCTGGTTACCAGGCGTGTGCTAGCTGCGACGGCTCCGGAGCTTCGACCAAAGACGGAGTCAAAACTTGTGGAAAATGTAGGGGCTCCGGTCAAGTTGTCCAAACGCGAGGGTTTTTCTCTATGGCCTCTACCTGTCCTGAATGCGGAGGAGAAGGAAAGGTTATTGTAGATCCTTGTAAGAACTGTAAAGGACAGGGACGAGTTAAAGATAAGCGTCAGATTTCTGTGCATATTCCTGCTGGGGTTGATTCGGGAATGCGTCTGAAGATGGATGGCTACGGTGATGCAGGAAAAAATAGAGGGCCTTCAGGGGACCTCTATGTGTGTATCGATGTAGCCTCGCATCCCGTTTTTGAAAGACAAGGCGATAATCTAATCTTGGACCTTCCTATAGGTTTTGTTGATGCGGCGTTAGGAATGAAGAAGGAAATCCCTACCTTACTCAAAGAAGGTACTTGCTTATTAACCATACCTGAGGGTATCCAGAGTGGTACAGTGCTGAAAGTGCGCGGGCATGGCTTTCCAAACGTTCATGGGAGAGGCAAGGGAGATTTACTTGTCAGAGTTTGGGTCGAGACTCCGCAAAGGCTCTCGGAAGAGCAGAAAGATCTATTAAGGAAATTTTCTTCTACAGAAAAAGCTGAAAATTTTCCCAAGAAACGTGGTTTTTTAGACAAAATTAAGAGTTTCTTCTCTGATTTTGCTGTATAA
- a CDS encoding alpha-ketoacid dehydrogenase subunit alpha/beta — MLVKGGVQSSLVEAIEVLYRVRLAEEKMFKLSRQSDSGGSFQLSCAGHELVGILAAKYLEPGKDWFFPYYRDQALPLALGCSLQEIFASFLARDIPDHSSGRMMPYHYSHKKMRICCQSSIVGTQFLHAAGRGWAVKNSGAQEVVYVSAGEGATSQGEFHEMLNYVSLHYLPVVTVIQNNRWAISVPFDKQCGADLAALGQCYKGISVYEVSGTSYCDLDRVFAQAVEEARIQSRPALVIAEVARLQAHSNSDNHEKYRTASELSLLQESKDPITVLEREILLRREASREELLDLKAKVSKEVEAAASEALLTPFPGRGTASLHVYAPPTDVLIDYENIHESSFSENEPKTMRDAIREGILEEMQRDAGVVVFGEDVAGDKGGVFGVTRGLTDAFGENRCFNTPLAEATIIGTAVGMSFDEIHKPVAEIQFADYIWPGINQLFGEASSIHYRSAGEWECPIVIRTPCGGYIQGGPYHSQSIEGFLAHCPGIKVAYPSNAADAKALMKASIRDRNPVVFMEHKALYQRRIFSSRAVYSSNYILPFGKAAKVRDGRDLTVVSWGMPLVLCVDLLSELDALGISITLIDLRTLIPWDSAMVIESVKSTGKLLVIHEAPEICGFGSEIVAVVAEEAGMHLDAPIRRLCGLNTPVPYCKVLESEVLPQKDRILAGIKELAEF; from the coding sequence ATGCTTGTAAAAGGGGGAGTTCAGTCTTCCTTAGTTGAGGCAATCGAGGTTTTGTATCGCGTACGTCTCGCGGAAGAAAAAATGTTCAAGCTCTCTCGACAAAGTGATTCGGGAGGAAGTTTTCAGTTGTCCTGCGCCGGCCACGAATTGGTCGGGATCCTAGCAGCCAAGTATTTAGAGCCAGGAAAAGATTGGTTCTTCCCTTACTACAGAGACCAAGCACTCCCTTTGGCTTTAGGTTGTTCCTTACAAGAAATTTTTGCTTCTTTTCTGGCCAGAGATATTCCAGATCATTCTTCTGGTCGTATGATGCCATATCACTATTCGCACAAAAAGATGCGTATTTGTTGTCAGTCTAGTATTGTAGGTACGCAATTTTTGCACGCAGCAGGTAGAGGGTGGGCCGTAAAGAATTCTGGAGCTCAAGAGGTTGTCTACGTATCTGCTGGGGAAGGAGCCACGTCACAAGGCGAGTTCCATGAGATGTTGAATTACGTCTCCCTACATTACTTGCCTGTTGTTACTGTAATACAAAACAATCGCTGGGCCATCTCTGTTCCTTTCGATAAACAATGCGGAGCAGATTTAGCTGCTTTAGGACAATGTTACAAAGGTATATCCGTTTATGAAGTGTCAGGGACTTCCTATTGTGATTTAGATAGAGTTTTTGCTCAGGCTGTAGAAGAGGCCAGGATCCAAAGTAGGCCTGCGCTTGTTATTGCAGAGGTTGCTAGATTACAGGCTCATAGCAATTCTGATAATCATGAAAAATATCGCACAGCAAGTGAGTTGTCTCTTTTACAAGAATCTAAAGATCCTATTACCGTTTTAGAAAGGGAGATTCTTTTAAGGAGAGAAGCTTCAAGAGAAGAGCTTTTAGATTTGAAGGCTAAAGTGAGCAAGGAAGTGGAAGCGGCAGCTTCAGAAGCTTTATTGACACCGTTCCCAGGTAGGGGAACAGCCTCTCTTCATGTATATGCTCCTCCTACTGACGTTCTCATTGATTATGAAAATATTCATGAATCGAGTTTTTCGGAAAATGAACCTAAAACTATGCGAGATGCGATTCGAGAGGGTATCTTGGAAGAAATGCAAAGGGATGCTGGTGTCGTTGTTTTTGGGGAGGATGTAGCAGGTGATAAAGGAGGAGTCTTCGGAGTTACCAGAGGGCTAACAGATGCTTTTGGAGAAAATCGTTGCTTCAATACTCCATTGGCTGAGGCTACCATTATCGGCACAGCTGTAGGAATGTCCTTTGATGAGATTCATAAGCCTGTAGCAGAAATACAGTTCGCAGACTACATTTGGCCCGGAATTAATCAGCTATTTGGTGAGGCTTCAAGTATACATTATCGTTCTGCAGGAGAGTGGGAGTGCCCCATTGTTATAAGGACTCCTTGCGGAGGGTATATTCAGGGGGGGCCTTACCATTCTCAAAGTATAGAAGGGTTTTTGGCTCATTGTCCCGGAATAAAAGTGGCTTACCCAAGCAATGCAGCAGATGCCAAAGCCCTCATGAAAGCGTCGATTAGAGACAGAAATCCTGTTGTTTTTATGGAGCATAAGGCCCTGTACCAAAGAAGAATCTTTAGCTCAAGAGCAGTATACTCCAGTAACTATATTCTTCCTTTCGGTAAGGCAGCGAAAGTCCGAGACGGAAGAGATCTTACGGTAGTTTCTTGGGGAATGCCTTTGGTGTTGTGTGTAGATCTACTATCTGAGTTGGATGCCCTGGGGATATCCATTACTCTTATTGATTTGAGAACCCTAATCCCCTGGGATTCTGCTATGGTTATAGAGTCCGTGAAGAGTACCGGGAAGCTTTTAGTCATCCATGAAGCACCAGAAATCTGCGGTTTTGGAAGTGAGATTGTGGCTGTTGTCGCAGAAGAAGCTGGTATGCACCTTGATGCTCCCATACGCAGATTATGCGGTCTCAATACTCCCGTCCCTTACTGTAAGGTCCTCGAAAGTGAAGTCCTTCCTCAAAAGGATCGGATTCTTGCTGGGATTAAAGAGCTAGCAGAATTTTGA
- the rpsU gene encoding 30S ribosomal protein S21 encodes MPSVKVRIGEPIDKALRVLKKKVDKEGIMKASKGHRFYDKPSVKKRAKSKAAAKYRSR; translated from the coding sequence ATGCCAAGTGTTAAAGTGAGAATTGGTGAGCCAATAGACAAGGCTCTTCGAGTTTTGAAGAAGAAAGTTGATAAAGAGGGAATCATGAAAGCGTCCAAAGGGCATCGTTTTTATGATAAGCCGTCTGTGAAGAAAAGAGCGAAATCTAAAGCTGCAGCAAAATATCGTAGCCGGTAA